CTTAGGCCCGGCCAGGATATTGTAAAGCAGGCAGGAGGCCTTCATGGTTTTATGAACTGGGACAGACCGATACTAACGGACAGTGGTGGTTTTCAGGTATTCAGCCTGAGCGGACTCAGAAAGATTACAGAAGAAGGTGTAACCTTCAGATCCCATCTGGACGGTTCAAAACATGTATTTACACCTGAATCGGTAATGGGAATAGAGAATGATCTCGGTGCAGACATAATAATGGCTTTTGATGAATGTGCACCGTATCCGGCTGAATATGATTATGTTAAGAAGTCAATGGAGCGTACAACAAGATGGGCAAAAAGATGTAAGGAAGCTCATACAAATACTGAAAAACAATCTCTTTTCGGCATAATTCAGGGTGGAATGTACAAAGATTTGAGGATAGAAAGTGCTAACCAACTAAAGGAATTGGATTTTCCGGGTTATGCAATAGGCGGTCTAAGTGTTGGTGAGCCGGCCGAGATTATGTATGAGGTACTGGACTATACAGCCCCTCTTATGCCAGCCGATAAACCCAGATACCTGATGGGGGTTGGTACACCGGATTATCTTATAGAGGGAGCTATAAGGGGTATTGATATGTTTGACTGTGTCCTTCCAACAAGAATCGGAAGAAACGGTACAGTACTTACAAGCAAGGGTAGAGTTATTATCCGTGATGCAAAATACTCTAGAGATTTTTCAAAGCTGGATCCGGAATGTGATTGCTATGTCTGCCGAAACTATTCAAGAGCTTACATCAGACACCTTCTCAAATGCGGAGAGGTTTTGGGCTTGAGACTTACAACCTGGCACAACTTATATTTCTTAATAAACTTGATGAAACAAGTAAGACAGGCTATAATGGATGATAGGCTTGCCAGCTTCAGGGATGAATTTTATCTGAAATATGGCTATACTAAATAATATGGATAATACAGTTTAACTGTGTTAAATAAAATAATTACAGGAGGTTTTTAGTAATGGCAGTAGCAGCGTTAGTTCAATTAGTATTACCTATGGCTTTAATTCTGGGACTTATGTATGTAATGCTTATTCTCCCACAGAAAAAGAAGGAAAAGAAGACCCAGCAAATGCTTAATTCACTTCAAGTTGGGTGGGGTGTTACAACTATCGGAGGTATAGTAGGTAAGATTATAAACATAAAAGATGACGAAATATATATCGAATCCGGCGTTGATAAAAACAAGATACTTGTAAAGCGTTGGGCAATTAAAGATGTTATAAAGCCTGTTGAAGGCTAATAAGTAAAAATATAATTAATTATAGCCAACTGTTCTAAGTGGACTACCTCAAAAATATGATATACAAAGAACATTTTATATTATATTTTTGGAGGTACACTATGAGCGTACAGACACCTGGATTAAAGAAAACATTGGATGAGCACATAAACCTGATGAGGGTTATAAAAGGCTTAATAATTGCTTTTCTTATAACGCTTCCGTGTTTTTTAGGGTTCGCATTATTTTTAACATATACGGATTTTCCTGAAAAACACACCTACATTGCAGTTCTTATTACAACTGTATTGAGTGTACTGGTGGCATCAGCTTACTCCACAAAAAATGTTAAGAGTAAAGGTTGGATGAACGGCTGCTTTGTGGGAATCCTTTATGTGGCTTTACTTTACATTGCCAGCAGTATTGTTTTCCTAAATTTTAAAGTCGATGTTCAGGTGATATTATCTGTGGTTATCGGTGCCATTGTGGGGTGCCTGGGTGGCATCTTTGGAATTAATTTACGATAACGGGTTTTCTAAAAAATGGCTTTTCAAAACTAAATAGATATGCTATAATCTGCTAAGAAAATTGATGGGGGGGACTACATAATGAAACATATAAAGACTATTAACAATGCTACTCTTAAAAACAGCCTTGCAAAAGGTGGATGTGGCGAATGTCAGACTTCTTGCCAGTCAGCTTGCAAGACATCATGCACGGTTGCTAATCAAAGCTGCGAAAACAAGTAATATTAGATATGCATATTGATTTATCTTAATATGTATGAATTTATAAATTAGTGAAAGGTGAATTAACACTTTTCACTTTTTTAAATGTTCTAACCCGGTGTTGTATCCAGGATTTTTTAGCTTTAGGAGGTCACTTTAAATGATTCACAAGTATACTATGTTCGATACCAATATAGTCTTGGACGTAAACAGCGGTGCTGTCCATGTATTTGATGATGCTGCTTTTGATATAGTAGGTTTATATAAGAATGAAGCAAGGAAACAGATAATTGAATCACTATCAGAAAAATACTCAGGACAAGTTATTGAAGATGCTTATGAGGAAATTGCCGAACTTGAATCCCAAGGTTTGATTTTTAGTGAGGATGCATATTCCGATGCTCTAAATAAGTGGGAAAGAAAACCGGTAGTAAAGGCTTTATGTCTACATATTTGTCATGACTGTAACCTCAGGTGCAAATATTGTTTTGCCTCCACAGGAAGTTTTGGTGGTCACAGAACTATGATGGATCTTGAAACAGGTAAGAAAGCAATAGATTTTTTGATTGAAAAATCTGCAGGCAGACGTAATCTGGAAGTAGACTTTTTTGGCGGTGAGCCGCTAATGAACTTCGACGTGGTAAAAGGTATCGTTGAATATGCCAGAATCAGGGAAAAAGAATCTGGCAAGAATTTCAGATTTACTATTACTACAAATGCTGTATTATTAAATGAAGAAATAAAAGATTTTATTAATAAGAATATGCATAATGTGGTTCTCAGTATTGACGGACGTAAGGAAACCAATGACAATATGAGGCCTAGAGTTGACGGGTCAGGAACTTATGACAGAATTCTTCCTAAAATCCAGGATATGGCTGAATCAAGAAATCAGGATAATTACTATGTAAGAGGTACTTTTACAAGAGAAAATCTTGATTTTTCCGAAGATGTACTTCATCTGGCTGATCAGGGCTTCAAGCAGATATCTATAGAGCCTGTTGTTGCTGCTAAGGATTCCGGTTATGACATCCGCGAACAGGATCTTCCAAAACTTTTTGAAGAGTATGAAAACCTTGCAAGAGAATATGTAAAAAGAGATAGTGAAAAGTGCGGCTTTAATTTCTTCCATTTTATGATTGATTTGCAGCAGGGGCCCTGTGTCATCAAGAGACTTGGTGGATGCGGTTCCGGCCATGAATATCTGGCAGTTACGCCGGAAGGTGATTTATATCCTTGCCATCAGTTTGTGGGGGATGAGAAGTTTAAAATGGGCAATGTTCATGAAGGTGTATTCAATAGTGATTTTCAGAAAGATTTTCAAAAGTCTAATGTTTACACAAAAAAGGACTGCGCTGAATGTTGGGCTAAATTTTATTGCAGTGGAGGGTGTGCTGCAAATGCGTACCAGTTTAATAATGATATTAATGTTCCATACAAAATTGGTTGCGAACTTGAGAAAAAGAGAGTAGAATGTGCAATCTGGATAAAAACTCAAGAAT
This region of Clostridium sp. BNL1100 genomic DNA includes:
- the scfB gene encoding thioether cross-link-forming SCIFF peptide maturase → MIHKYTMFDTNIVLDVNSGAVHVFDDAAFDIVGLYKNEARKQIIESLSEKYSGQVIEDAYEEIAELESQGLIFSEDAYSDALNKWERKPVVKALCLHICHDCNLRCKYCFASTGSFGGHRTMMDLETGKKAIDFLIEKSAGRRNLEVDFFGGEPLMNFDVVKGIVEYARIREKESGKNFRFTITTNAVLLNEEIKDFINKNMHNVVLSIDGRKETNDNMRPRVDGSGTYDRILPKIQDMAESRNQDNYYVRGTFTRENLDFSEDVLHLADQGFKQISIEPVVAAKDSGYDIREQDLPKLFEEYENLAREYVKRDSEKCGFNFFHFMIDLQQGPCVIKRLGGCGSGHEYLAVTPEGDLYPCHQFVGDEKFKMGNVHEGVFNSDFQKDFQKSNVYTKKDCAECWAKFYCSGGCAANAYQFNNDINVPYKIGCELEKKRVECAIWIKTQE
- the yajC gene encoding preprotein translocase subunit YajC — protein: MAVAALVQLVLPMALILGLMYVMLILPQKKKEKKTQQMLNSLQVGWGVTTIGGIVGKIINIKDDEIYIESGVDKNKILVKRWAIKDVIKPVEG
- a CDS encoding TIGR04086 family membrane protein, which codes for MSVQTPGLKKTLDEHINLMRVIKGLIIAFLITLPCFLGFALFLTYTDFPEKHTYIAVLITTVLSVLVASAYSTKNVKSKGWMNGCFVGILYVALLYIASSIVFLNFKVDVQVILSVVIGAIVGCLGGIFGINLR
- the tgt gene encoding tRNA guanosine(34) transglycosylase Tgt, with the translated sequence MAAVTYELIKTCKQTGARLGKVHTPHGSFDTPVFMPVGTLATVKGMSPEELKEIDARIILSNTYHCYLRPGQDIVKQAGGLHGFMNWDRPILTDSGGFQVFSLSGLRKITEEGVTFRSHLDGSKHVFTPESVMGIENDLGADIIMAFDECAPYPAEYDYVKKSMERTTRWAKRCKEAHTNTEKQSLFGIIQGGMYKDLRIESANQLKELDFPGYAIGGLSVGEPAEIMYEVLDYTAPLMPADKPRYLMGVGTPDYLIEGAIRGIDMFDCVLPTRIGRNGTVLTSKGRVIIRDAKYSRDFSKLDPECDCYVCRNYSRAYIRHLLKCGEVLGLRLTTWHNLYFLINLMKQVRQAIMDDRLASFRDEFYLKYGYTK
- the scfA gene encoding six-cysteine ranthipeptide SCIFF; amino-acid sequence: MKHIKTINNATLKNSLAKGGCGECQTSCQSACKTSCTVANQSCENK